A single region of the Xylanibacillus composti genome encodes:
- a CDS encoding SWIM zinc finger family protein, producing the protein MAMEWMRSLEQDYSLSAIQSGFDQFIRGEVKLANVQMEEGNASAEIRSPDGALVLVRIRRGAFVPGHCTCGAKHPCEHAAAVLFALTASSGRRPEMLLQEVYAKARQRRDRDEQQAKKKRLAKERKRKRELEQKWQEEINRSLVLNTANSARDWQFFTKQWFKKYRLATEQAVQAMAEDYKGRIRAMASPWPATQRLLFCLYMELEMLLALEHYWSKSTADGKAGGTHSNQLFHECAGRVADYLHQLDAEQAQAQYKSYLSLFRNKLDIGAQRKVKRTFWNDLYRYLWSYLLIDADWRNEERSRLRESAEQGDSAALIGLFHFDILAGNDEAAFARLAQLGDSPQAPVVRPSFFQHYLDTFKAHKEWERTARWLRKLAPRYKGARKEELDMFVRVWQELLQHLPLREEWEQTMFLLLPWSYAHLAKELLEQKRIDRWTDLTLRMGAASKWVKPGTLYRLEQEHGWELLPLYHHLAEEEISRKNRQGYQEAVKWLKRIRSIYTAAGNEQEWVRFAALLRKRYMRLKAFIDELEKGKLLP; encoded by the coding sequence ATGGCAATGGAGTGGATGCGTTCGCTGGAACAAGATTATTCGCTGTCCGCGATCCAGTCGGGTTTTGATCAATTTATTCGAGGCGAAGTGAAGCTGGCAAACGTCCAGATGGAGGAAGGCAACGCTTCTGCGGAAATCCGTTCGCCAGACGGCGCCCTTGTTTTGGTGCGCATCCGGAGAGGTGCCTTCGTTCCCGGTCACTGCACGTGCGGCGCCAAGCACCCTTGCGAGCACGCGGCAGCTGTCTTGTTCGCCTTGACAGCGAGCAGCGGCCGTCGGCCGGAAATGCTGCTGCAGGAAGTCTATGCGAAAGCACGCCAACGTCGGGACCGAGACGAGCAGCAAGCGAAGAAAAAACGTCTGGCCAAGGAACGGAAGCGCAAACGGGAGCTGGAGCAAAAGTGGCAGGAAGAGATCAATCGCTCCCTCGTCTTGAACACAGCCAACAGCGCTCGGGACTGGCAGTTTTTTACCAAGCAATGGTTTAAGAAATATCGTCTGGCTACAGAGCAGGCCGTGCAGGCAATGGCTGAGGACTATAAAGGCCGGATTCGGGCAATGGCCTCTCCATGGCCGGCAACCCAGCGGCTGTTGTTCTGCTTATATATGGAACTGGAAATGTTGCTGGCGCTGGAGCATTATTGGAGCAAGTCAACAGCGGACGGGAAAGCGGGCGGAACGCATTCCAACCAGTTGTTTCACGAGTGTGCAGGTCGGGTAGCCGACTACCTGCATCAGTTGGATGCGGAGCAAGCGCAGGCACAATACAAATCCTATTTGAGCCTATTCCGCAACAAGCTGGATATCGGGGCACAACGGAAGGTAAAACGCACATTTTGGAACGATTTGTATCGCTATTTATGGAGTTATTTGCTCATTGACGCCGATTGGAGAAACGAGGAGCGCAGCCGCCTCCGTGAATCGGCAGAACAAGGCGACAGCGCTGCGCTCATCGGGCTTTTTCATTTCGATATTCTGGCAGGGAATGATGAAGCGGCTTTCGCGAGGCTGGCCCAATTAGGCGATTCGCCACAAGCGCCGGTCGTGCGACCAAGCTTTTTCCAGCATTATCTGGATACGTTCAAGGCGCACAAGGAGTGGGAGCGAACCGCTCGCTGGCTTCGCAAGCTGGCACCGCGCTATAAGGGCGCCCGCAAAGAAGAGCTCGATATGTTCGTGCGCGTTTGGCAGGAATTGCTCCAGCATTTGCCATTGAGGGAGGAATGGGAGCAGACGATGTTCTTGCTGCTTCCATGGTCGTATGCCCACTTGGCCAAGGAGTTGCTCGAGCAAAAGCGAATTGACCGCTGGACGGACTTGACGCTTCGAATGGGGGCTGCCTCCAAATGGGTAAAGCCTGGGACGCTGTACCGCCTGGAGCAGGAGCATGGCTGGGAGCTGCTCCCGTTGTATCATCACTTGGCCGAGGAAGAGATTTCACGAAAGAACCGGCAAGGCTATCAAGAAGCGGTCAAGTGGCTGAAACGGATTCGTTCGATTTATACGGCGGCAGGCAACGAGCAGGAATGGGTCCGTTTCGCGGCGCTGCTGAGAAAACGATATATGCGCTTAAAAGCGTTCATAGATGAACTCGAGAAAGGAAAGCTGCTTCCATGA
- a CDS encoding DEAD/DEAH box helicase, whose protein sequence is MMEYDLKTIAVQIAWKRTEGFWLWASDDAGFPLAAEELRRILFGRHRRSFFGTILEIKSTSSFEAILLDSWSAVDYWQQPATLQYASVDFGKQGETLRLAANWLQRILAEGWFKPELSVWSEGTWHWAPVLPADQQRAFQTMLTQVKEAGIPYVEEWLHGAVAACIDQVPEVEETWARILDAYPALRTVSSVSQLDSDGEEQWLEEIGLTTEPRPFAVSLQLAEPEDERGKDYWKLQFRLKDRENGEWTAIVGTDGILLDGTPPETWLGQIPAALGSWTEKALKLVPELAEPESRMQLKSGLTEEEAVRFLTEFSLSLAQAGLSIWLPGWWGQAVRSTPRLKAKLQPGMTASAAESLFGLKHVSAFQVRLALGGKEYSEEEMAALLQTKRQLVKLHGQWIFLDPVIMAKLRKRMKRLQRQGLSSHELLQAAFMRRANDLQEAEGEKSWEAVEADAELLDIDLDDALQAASEMLMQKQGFPLIPMPAAFQGELRSYQRQGASWLAYLFEYGLGGCLADDMGLGKTIQWIAYFLHLKETGRLTGPSLLICPTSVLGNWQKELERFAPSLRVRLHHGPERQRGDDFAELLRDTDLFLTSYALAHMDREEFSSAEWCCLCLDEAQNVKNSYTKQAQAIRTFRAKHRVALTGTPIENRLTELWSIMDFLNPHYLGSNRQFTKKVVQPLEKTNDPVLIGQVQRWVQPFLLRRVKKEPAIQLDLPDKQEFKTYVTLTAEQAALYESVLNKLFDSIEKLPPMERRGTVLAALTRLKQVCGHPALLLKESPQHVRADRSQKLVRLLEMVQEVRAKGERCLIFTQFVEMGEILKAVLQQRFKEEVLFLYGGVPKQERDRMIERFQDGGHGNKPGLFVLSLKAGGTGLNLTGANHVFHYDRWWNPAVENQATDRAYRIGQTREVQVHKMIALGTLEERIDEMIDRKQEWSRRIVGSGESWVSELSDNELKSLFELRQPLLS, encoded by the coding sequence ATGATGGAATATGACCTGAAGACAATTGCGGTGCAGATTGCTTGGAAGCGTACGGAAGGCTTCTGGCTGTGGGCTTCCGACGATGCAGGCTTTCCATTAGCTGCCGAAGAGTTAAGGCGAATCCTGTTCGGCCGACATCGCCGCTCTTTCTTCGGAACGATATTGGAGATCAAATCGACCTCCTCTTTCGAGGCTATTTTATTGGATTCTTGGTCCGCTGTCGACTATTGGCAGCAGCCAGCTACGCTGCAGTATGCATCTGTAGACTTTGGCAAGCAAGGCGAAACGTTAAGACTTGCTGCAAATTGGCTGCAGCGGATATTGGCGGAGGGCTGGTTCAAGCCTGAGCTGTCTGTTTGGAGCGAAGGAACCTGGCATTGGGCCCCGGTTTTGCCGGCCGATCAACAACGTGCTTTTCAAACGATGCTGACGCAAGTGAAAGAAGCGGGTATTCCTTATGTGGAGGAATGGTTGCATGGCGCAGTGGCTGCCTGTATCGACCAGGTTCCCGAAGTAGAGGAGACCTGGGCGAGGATATTGGATGCGTATCCGGCGCTTCGGACTGTCTCTTCTGTCTCCCAGCTTGATTCGGATGGCGAAGAACAGTGGCTTGAGGAAATCGGTCTAACTACGGAGCCGCGTCCTTTCGCCGTATCGCTGCAACTGGCCGAGCCGGAAGATGAGCGTGGCAAAGACTATTGGAAGCTCCAGTTTCGCCTGAAGGATCGCGAAAATGGGGAGTGGACGGCTATTGTAGGAACAGATGGCATTTTGCTCGATGGCACACCCCCGGAAACATGGCTCGGGCAAATTCCTGCCGCCTTGGGAAGCTGGACAGAAAAAGCGTTAAAGCTGGTACCGGAGTTGGCTGAACCGGAATCCCGCATGCAATTGAAATCCGGACTTACCGAAGAGGAAGCCGTGCGCTTCTTGACCGAATTCAGCCTTAGCTTGGCACAGGCTGGTCTTTCCATCTGGCTGCCGGGCTGGTGGGGGCAGGCTGTACGCTCCACTCCCCGCTTGAAGGCGAAGCTCCAACCGGGCATGACAGCTTCCGCCGCTGAATCCTTATTTGGTCTGAAGCATGTATCCGCCTTTCAGGTACGACTGGCGCTCGGAGGCAAGGAATATTCGGAAGAAGAAATGGCAGCGCTTCTGCAAACGAAAAGACAGCTGGTCAAGCTTCATGGCCAATGGATATTTTTGGACCCTGTTATTATGGCGAAGCTGCGCAAGCGCATGAAGCGTTTGCAGCGCCAGGGATTAAGCTCGCATGAGTTGCTGCAGGCTGCTTTCATGCGACGAGCTAATGACTTGCAGGAAGCAGAGGGAGAAAAAAGTTGGGAAGCAGTAGAGGCCGATGCCGAGCTTCTCGACATTGACCTAGACGATGCCCTGCAAGCAGCCTCCGAGATGCTCATGCAAAAACAGGGCTTTCCGCTAATACCGATGCCCGCAGCTTTTCAAGGCGAGCTGCGGTCCTATCAGCGGCAAGGCGCCTCCTGGCTTGCTTATTTATTCGAATATGGCTTGGGTGGCTGTCTGGCAGATGATATGGGACTGGGCAAAACCATTCAGTGGATCGCCTACTTCCTGCACTTGAAAGAGACGGGAAGACTGACGGGTCCTTCTCTGCTGATTTGTCCTACATCTGTACTTGGCAACTGGCAGAAGGAATTGGAGAGATTCGCGCCAAGCCTTCGCGTCCGTCTTCATCACGGGCCTGAACGGCAGCGGGGAGATGACTTTGCCGAACTGCTAAGGGATACCGATCTGTTCCTTACGAGCTACGCGCTCGCGCATATGGATCGGGAGGAATTCAGCTCTGCCGAATGGTGCTGCTTGTGCCTGGATGAGGCACAGAATGTCAAAAATTCGTACACGAAGCAGGCGCAAGCGATCCGAACCTTTCGCGCCAAGCATCGCGTTGCCTTGACCGGCACGCCAATCGAAAACAGACTGACAGAGCTTTGGTCCATTATGGATTTTCTGAATCCGCATTATTTGGGCAGCAACCGGCAATTTACCAAGAAAGTCGTTCAGCCGCTGGAAAAGACGAACGATCCCGTCTTAATCGGGCAGGTGCAGCGTTGGGTGCAGCCATTCCTGCTGCGCAGGGTGAAGAAGGAGCCTGCGATTCAGCTGGATTTGCCGGATAAGCAGGAATTCAAAACATACGTCACGTTAACGGCTGAGCAGGCGGCTTTGTACGAATCTGTCCTGAACAAATTATTCGATTCGATCGAGAAGCTGCCGCCGATGGAAAGAAGAGGCACAGTTCTGGCTGCATTAACAAGGCTTAAGCAGGTTTGCGGCCATCCGGCGCTGCTCTTGAAGGAGTCTCCGCAGCATGTCCGGGCAGATCGCTCGCAAAAGCTTGTTCGTCTGCTGGAGATGGTGCAGGAAGTGCGGGCGAAAGGGGAGCGCTGTCTGATCTTTACGCAATTCGTAGAAATGGGCGAGATTCTAAAAGCTGTGCTGCAACAGCGATTCAAGGAAGAAGTTCTCTTTTTGTACGGCGGCGTGCCCAAGCAGGAACGCGACCGGATGATTGAACGATTTCAGGATGGAGGGCATGGGAACAAACCCGGCCTGTTCGTGCTTTCGCTGAAAGCGGGCGGGACTGGACTCAATCTGACAGGCGCAAATCACGTGTTCCATTACGATCGGTGGTGGAATCCAGCCGTGGAGAATCAAGCAACGGACCGTGCCTACCGAATCGGGCAGACGCGCGAGGTGCAGGTGCATAAGATGATTGCTCTTGGAACGCTGGAGGAACGGATTGATGAGATGATCGATCGCAAGCAGGAATGGAGCCGACGCATTGTCGGAAGCGGAGAAAGCTGGGTAAGCGAGCTGTCGGATAACGAATTGAAGAGTCTGTTCGAGCTGCGGCAGCCGCTGCTCAGCTAA
- a CDS encoding oxidoreductase: MRTVNVGLVGYGMAGQVFHASVISSVAGLQLHSVVERRSNQSQERYKHVKVVRSAEELVKDSNIELVVIATPNDSHSALAELALAHGKHVVVDKPFTVSVAEAQRLIRLAKQNGLLLSVFHNRRWDGDFMTVRQLITEGALGRVVEYEAHFDRYRPQLKPGAWREAELPGSGLLYDLGSHLIDQAFQLFGHPQTVYAACKKQRDGAQADDAFEIKLGYDDLTVTLKAGMLVRELGPHFVIHGTKGSFVKYGMDPQEAALKRGEVPGSKSDWGMEPEAQWGTLNAEIAGLHVIGKIETLPGAYERYYADIYESIVEGRVPAVKAEEALAVIRCIELANESQEKRRVVPFDLQLEAD, encoded by the coding sequence ATGAGAACGGTAAACGTGGGGCTGGTCGGGTACGGCATGGCCGGTCAAGTCTTCCATGCGTCAGTGATAAGCAGTGTTGCGGGTCTCCAGCTGCATAGCGTTGTGGAAAGAAGGAGCAATCAATCGCAGGAGCGCTACAAGCACGTAAAGGTTGTGAGAAGTGCGGAGGAATTGGTCAAGGATTCGAACATCGAACTGGTTGTCATTGCTACACCCAATGACTCGCATTCGGCTCTTGCGGAGCTCGCGCTGGCGCACGGCAAGCATGTAGTCGTAGATAAGCCGTTTACCGTAAGTGTTGCAGAAGCCCAAAGGCTCATCCGTCTAGCGAAGCAGAACGGGCTGCTGTTGAGCGTCTTTCACAACCGCCGCTGGGACGGTGATTTTATGACCGTTCGTCAGTTGATCACTGAAGGCGCGTTAGGACGGGTTGTGGAATATGAAGCGCACTTTGACCGCTATCGTCCGCAATTGAAGCCGGGGGCTTGGCGGGAAGCAGAGTTGCCCGGATCCGGATTGCTTTATGATTTGGGATCGCATTTGATTGACCAAGCGTTCCAGCTGTTTGGCCATCCGCAAACGGTTTACGCAGCATGCAAAAAGCAGCGGGACGGAGCGCAGGCGGATGATGCGTTCGAGATCAAGCTGGGGTACGATGATCTGACGGTTACGTTGAAGGCAGGCATGCTGGTAAGGGAGCTTGGTCCGCATTTTGTTATTCACGGAACGAAGGGATCGTTCGTCAAATACGGAATGGACCCGCAGGAGGCGGCTCTAAAGCGCGGTGAAGTGCCAGGGAGCAAGAGTGATTGGGGCATGGAGCCAGAAGCGCAGTGGGGAACGTTGAACGCGGAGATAGCCGGCTTGCACGTCATTGGCAAGATCGAAACGCTTCCCGGCGCATACGAGCGTTATTATGCGGACATCTATGAATCCATCGTGGAAGGGCGTGTCCCCGCAGTAAAGGCCGAGGAAGCGTTAGCTGTCATTCGCTGTATTGAACTCGCGAACGAAAGCCAGGAGAAGCGAAGGGTTGTCCCGTTCGACTTGCAATTGGAAGCGGATTGA
- a CDS encoding thioredoxin family protein, with the protein MKKIESIEQYQELIHRDTPTAIKYYTTWCPDCKNFDRFITDIIAERSDLEWVEMDAEQFQEIAESNEVRGIPSLLVFQKGEKVGHLHSKFAKTPDQVRDYLNELPLQTT; encoded by the coding sequence ATGAAGAAAATAGAATCCATAGAGCAGTATCAGGAACTTATCCATCGCGACACGCCGACTGCAATCAAGTATTACACAACCTGGTGTCCGGATTGCAAAAATTTCGACCGGTTTATTACAGACATTATAGCGGAGCGCAGCGATTTGGAGTGGGTGGAGATGGATGCAGAGCAGTTTCAGGAAATCGCAGAATCGAATGAAGTACGCGGCATTCCAAGTTTGCTCGTATTCCAAAAAGGCGAGAAAGTCGGGCATCTGCACAGCAAATTTGCCAAGACGCCGGATCAGGTGCGCGATTATTTGAATGAGCTGCCGTTGCAAACGACATAA